A region of Alkalispirochaeta americana DNA encodes the following proteins:
- a CDS encoding Rpn family recombination-promoting nuclease/putative transposase — MSATEEPDRTTGATPGRIRPAVPLTSDFVFKYVFGAEHSTECLRSLLSAVQEDAGYPAVASVKITNPFNLKESEEDKLSVVDVKATDITGATYTMEAQATYHAAFASRALYYWARAYGRQLPESEIYSRLQPVVGINILEFHLFPQSAGAPLHTSFRPYCREAPQLDPLGDFVIHFIELPRFDHQGLLPSTALDRWMYYIKYRGKGVVMEDPIMKAILEETSEIREAEKRYQAFTADEELQDRLEARDKFRRTHLQLLHDAEQKGLQQGIERGREEGLEEGREEGREEERVKRLESARRLKDRKMSLEEIAEITNLTLEEIQQL; from the coding sequence ATGAGTGCAACAGAAGAGCCTGACCGGACCACCGGCGCAACACCCGGGCGCATCCGACCCGCCGTTCCCCTCACGTCAGACTTCGTCTTCAAATACGTCTTCGGGGCAGAACACAGTACAGAATGCCTGCGCAGTCTCCTCTCGGCCGTCCAGGAAGATGCCGGCTATCCGGCCGTTGCCTCGGTGAAGATCACCAATCCCTTCAACCTGAAAGAATCGGAAGAGGACAAGCTCTCGGTGGTCGATGTGAAGGCCACGGATATCACAGGGGCAACCTACACCATGGAGGCCCAGGCGACCTACCACGCAGCCTTTGCCTCGCGAGCTCTCTACTACTGGGCGCGGGCCTACGGCAGGCAACTCCCGGAGTCAGAGATCTACAGTCGGCTGCAACCGGTGGTCGGGATCAACATTCTGGAATTTCACCTCTTTCCCCAGAGCGCAGGGGCTCCCCTGCATACCAGCTTCCGGCCCTATTGCAGAGAGGCACCCCAGCTGGACCCCCTGGGGGATTTTGTGATCCATTTCATCGAGCTGCCCCGGTTCGATCACCAGGGGCTCCTTCCCTCGACGGCCCTCGACAGATGGATGTATTATATAAAGTATCGGGGCAAGGGGGTCGTTATGGAAGATCCGATCATGAAGGCGATTCTTGAGGAGACGTCCGAAATCAGGGAGGCCGAGAAGCGCTACCAGGCTTTCACCGCCGATGAGGAACTCCAGGACCGCCTGGAGGCACGGGACAAGTTTCGCCGCACCCACCTGCAGCTCCTCCACGATGCAGAGCAGAAGGGGCTTCAGCAGGGTATAGAGCGGGGACGCGAAGAAGGACTCGAGGAAGGACGAGAAGAGGGACGCGAAGAGGAACGGGTAAAACGCCTCGAATCCGCGCGCAGACTCAAGGACCGAAAGATGTCCCTGGAAGAAATTGCCGAAATCACAAACCTGACTCTGGAAGAAATTCAGCAACTCTGA
- a CDS encoding ATP cone domain-containing protein, with protein MRVTKRDGRQVDFDADRILRALERCFEGVHRQSRTPLTELTSQVVNVVAAKFSEPSVEQIQDVVEMVLQAAGEYEAAKAYILYRAEHEKLRRQRPVPQEVQDAVAASDAYFPTAIQKFQFYDKYSRYNYDLGRRETWIETVDRAVEYLKTLSQERLEQKDYDRLRQGILEMKVMPSMRLLAMAGAPAERNNIAIYNCSYLPVDALDSFVEALIISMNGCGVGYSVERRYIECLPRVLRQTGVHRGALVVQDTSEGWADALRSGLDAWFAGEDITFDFSRVRPAGAPLRIKGGSASGPEPLRVMLNFARERILARQGGFITSVDAHDIMCAVGGAAVSGGVRRTAMISLFDYDDQEMRHCKDGDFWHHNSQRWNANNSAVWPNRELSQEEVATFVLDMVRSGRGEPGIFNRRAALESRPPRRKEAEFGTNPCGEIVLRPFQFCNLSSAIAREEDTFETLKEKVELATIIGTIQSMATNFPGLRPQWQENCQEERLLGVDLNGQMDSPACQDPDVQSRLRYVAVETNRRYAKKLGINQSVAVTTVKPSGNSSQLMNSASGIHARWASYYIRNVRVGAHTPIFHALRDEGVPMDPENGQTVDNATTWVAHFPVKSPDSAVTRHSSTALEQCAYWLQNKVHYTEHNPSVTITYRPDEVIDIIKWIWEHQDKLGGMAFLPASDAQYEQMPYVEITQEEYERLERTFPDIDFSRIYRYEDRDYTTAAQELACLAGSCEI; from the coding sequence GTGCGTGTCACAAAGCGGGACGGTCGGCAGGTCGATTTTGATGCTGACCGGATTCTCCGGGCCCTGGAGCGGTGTTTCGAGGGGGTTCACCGCCAGTCCCGCACCCCCCTGACGGAACTTACCAGTCAGGTGGTAAACGTGGTGGCTGCCAAGTTTTCCGAACCCTCGGTGGAGCAGATTCAGGACGTGGTGGAGATGGTACTCCAGGCTGCCGGAGAGTACGAAGCAGCCAAAGCCTATATCCTCTATCGTGCAGAGCACGAAAAACTGCGCCGCCAGCGCCCCGTTCCCCAGGAGGTACAGGACGCTGTGGCCGCCTCGGATGCCTACTTTCCCACAGCGATCCAGAAGTTTCAGTTCTACGACAAGTATTCCCGGTATAACTACGATCTTGGTCGCCGGGAAACCTGGATTGAGACGGTGGACCGGGCCGTGGAGTACCTGAAAACGCTCTCGCAGGAGCGCCTGGAGCAGAAGGACTACGACCGTCTGCGTCAGGGAATCCTGGAAATGAAAGTCATGCCCTCCATGAGACTGCTGGCCATGGCAGGAGCTCCAGCCGAGCGGAACAACATTGCCATTTACAACTGCTCCTACCTGCCTGTGGACGCCCTGGACTCCTTTGTAGAGGCGCTCATTATCAGCATGAACGGCTGCGGTGTGGGATACAGCGTGGAGAGGCGCTACATTGAGTGTCTGCCCCGGGTCTTGCGCCAAACCGGGGTACACCGGGGTGCGCTGGTTGTGCAGGACACCTCCGAGGGGTGGGCCGATGCGCTTCGCAGTGGTCTGGATGCCTGGTTTGCCGGTGAGGATATCACCTTTGATTTTTCCCGGGTGCGCCCAGCCGGAGCTCCTCTTCGGATAAAAGGAGGAAGCGCCTCGGGACCTGAGCCGTTGCGGGTGATGCTTAACTTTGCCCGTGAACGTATCCTTGCCCGTCAGGGCGGGTTCATCACCTCCGTGGACGCCCACGATATCATGTGTGCCGTGGGTGGCGCCGCCGTCTCCGGCGGGGTGCGTCGCACCGCCATGATCTCCCTCTTTGATTACGATGATCAGGAGATGCGCCACTGCAAGGATGGTGATTTCTGGCATCACAATTCCCAGCGATGGAACGCCAACAATTCTGCCGTATGGCCCAACCGGGAGCTCTCCCAGGAGGAAGTGGCCACCTTTGTGCTGGATATGGTTCGCTCCGGCCGGGGCGAGCCAGGGATCTTCAACCGCCGGGCTGCTCTGGAAAGCCGTCCGCCCCGTCGGAAGGAGGCCGAGTTTGGTACCAACCCCTGCGGCGAGATTGTCCTGCGGCCCTTCCAGTTCTGCAACCTCTCCAGCGCGATTGCCCGGGAAGAGGACACCTTCGAGACCCTGAAAGAAAAGGTCGAACTGGCCACAATCATAGGAACGATCCAGTCCATGGCCACCAACTTTCCGGGACTGCGTCCCCAGTGGCAGGAAAACTGCCAGGAGGAACGTCTTCTGGGGGTAGATCTGAATGGTCAGATGGATAGCCCCGCCTGTCAGGACCCGGATGTCCAAAGCCGTCTGCGCTACGTAGCGGTGGAGACAAACCGACGATACGCAAAAAAGCTTGGCATCAACCAGTCCGTGGCAGTAACCACGGTGAAGCCCTCGGGAAACTCGAGCCAGCTCATGAACAGCGCCTCGGGAATCCACGCCCGGTGGGCCTCCTACTACATCCGGAATGTCCGAGTTGGGGCCCACACCCCAATTTTCCACGCCCTGCGCGACGAGGGGGTCCCCATGGATCCTGAGAACGGTCAGACCGTGGATAACGCCACCACCTGGGTGGCGCATTTTCCGGTGAAAAGCCCCGATTCGGCGGTAACGCGTCACAGCAGCACCGCCCTGGAGCAGTGCGCATACTGGTTGCAAAACAAAGTTCACTACACCGAACACAATCCCTCCGTGACAATCACCTACCGGCCCGATGAGGTGATCGACATTATCAAGTGGATCTGGGAACATCAGGACAAGCTGGGGGGGATGGCCTTTCTTCCCGCCAGTGATGCACAATACGAGCAAATGCCCTACGTGGAGATCACCCAAGAGGAGTACGAGCGCCTTGAACGGACCTTTCCAGATATCGATTTTTCCCGGATCTACCGCTACGAAGACCGGGACTACACCACGGCGGCGCAGGAACTGGCCTGCCTGGCTGGCTCCTGCGAGATATAA
- a CDS encoding nickel/cobalt transporter, whose protein sequence is MSRQITFTEYGPPRTALGAWLRTTQRDLSRSLAQTLRAVRRGETSGAFWLILSLAFAYGVIHSLLPGHRKVLLVSYFMAETARPLTGLIAGFSLAAVHAGAAVLVVLGAYFLVETSLSATVAQASMAIHLTTSVLVLLVGLVMLVLKIREARHGHGEDHGHEEDHGSGCGCQGTAQGDRPDSSRKLLPVIVLSGLVPCPGSSMIMIFALSVGVLALGLIAVGAFAVGMALSLSGVCIATIFVKERIHLLLESRRGHSLHHGIEIGSAAAMVLFGLFLVAPFVL, encoded by the coding sequence GTGTCCCGGCAGATCACCTTTACCGAGTATGGCCCTCCCCGAACCGCCCTGGGAGCGTGGTTGCGCACCACCCAGCGCGATCTCAGTCGCTCCCTGGCCCAAACCTTGCGGGCTGTACGTCGTGGCGAGACCTCGGGAGCTTTCTGGCTCATCCTCTCCCTGGCTTTTGCCTACGGCGTGATCCACTCGCTTTTGCCGGGACACCGGAAGGTCTTGCTGGTCTCCTACTTTATGGCTGAGACAGCGCGTCCTTTGACGGGTCTTATCGCCGGGTTCTCCCTGGCGGCAGTTCACGCCGGGGCGGCTGTGCTGGTTGTGTTGGGAGCCTACTTCCTGGTGGAGACCTCCTTGAGCGCCACCGTGGCCCAGGCAAGCATGGCGATCCACCTTACCACGTCGGTACTGGTGCTCCTGGTGGGTCTGGTGATGCTGGTCCTCAAGATCAGGGAGGCCCGCCATGGCCACGGAGAGGATCACGGCCACGAAGAAGACCACGGTTCGGGGTGTGGTTGCCAGGGAACTGCTCAGGGCGATCGCCCTGATTCCTCCCGGAAACTCCTGCCGGTGATCGTTCTCTCGGGGTTGGTCCCCTGTCCCGGCTCGTCGATGATCATGATCTTTGCGCTCTCCGTGGGAGTACTGGCTCTGGGGTTAATTGCCGTGGGAGCCTTTGCCGTGGGTATGGCCCTGTCTCTCTCGGGGGTGTGTATCGCCACCATCTTTGTTAAGGAGCGCATACATCTCCTCCTGGAGAGTCGGAGGGGCCACTCCCTTCACCACGGGATCGAGATCGGCAGCGCTGCCGCGATGGTTCTTTTCGGGCTATTCCTGGTAGCCCCCTTTGTGCTGTAG
- a CDS encoding FAD:protein FMN transferase — protein sequence MRVSDLRAFSLFQAPCLRNTPLLAILLLATPLLWSCSPAASARRSQTEFLLGTAVTITIFEAPNPRQALDEAFERTREIQNRMSINQAEYDTTEIMEVNRHAGHRPVAVSPDTFLVIREGLKVGELTGGAFDITIAPLIALWGMGTEAASVPPKEEVLRVQPAIGFSDVVLDTKAETVFLPRSGMALDVGGIAKGYAADEGARLLREAGVKHALLDYGGDIVTVGEHPRGTPWRIGLQHPGGQRDQYLGVLSSRDESVVSSGAYERFFEEEGLRYHHIFDPSTGYPSDSGLTSVTVVGPRAIITDALSTAIFVMGLETGLDLMEELPGYEAIIATEDNRIILTPGVADRFERTAPEYSLFVACSCGNEHPLGSPKALQHKGGYQE from the coding sequence ATGCGAGTATCCGACCTCCGAGCTTTTTCTCTATTCCAGGCACCCTGTCTTCGGAACACACCTCTTCTGGCAATCCTTCTTTTGGCAACTCCGCTCCTGTGGAGTTGCTCTCCTGCGGCCTCGGCCAGGCGCTCCCAGACGGAATTTCTTCTGGGAACGGCTGTGACGATCACCATCTTCGAGGCCCCGAATCCTCGTCAGGCCCTGGACGAGGCCTTTGAACGAACCCGGGAGATTCAGAATCGGATGAGTATCAACCAGGCAGAGTACGATACCACGGAAATCATGGAGGTGAACCGTCACGCCGGTCATCGTCCTGTGGCGGTCTCGCCCGATACCTTTCTGGTGATCCGGGAGGGGCTCAAGGTGGGAGAGCTCACCGGAGGCGCCTTCGATATCACCATTGCCCCGCTGATAGCGCTCTGGGGCATGGGAACCGAAGCGGCCTCGGTGCCACCCAAGGAAGAGGTTCTCCGGGTTCAGCCAGCTATCGGTTTCAGCGACGTCGTGCTGGACACGAAGGCGGAAACGGTTTTTCTGCCTCGCTCCGGGATGGCGCTCGATGTGGGAGGAATCGCCAAGGGGTATGCCGCCGACGAGGGAGCTCGCCTTTTGAGAGAAGCCGGGGTAAAGCATGCCCTTCTGGACTACGGTGGCGATATTGTAACGGTGGGAGAACACCCCCGGGGAACCCCCTGGCGCATCGGCCTCCAGCACCCGGGAGGACAGCGGGACCAATACCTGGGAGTCCTCTCCTCCCGTGACGAGAGCGTGGTCAGCTCCGGGGCCTATGAACGGTTCTTCGAGGAAGAGGGCCTTCGATACCACCACATTTTTGATCCCTCCACAGGCTACCCCAGCGATTCGGGCCTGACCAGCGTCACCGTGGTGGGGCCCCGGGCAATCATCACCGATGCCCTCTCGACGGCCATCTTTGTCATGGGTCTTGAGACAGGACTGGATCTCATGGAGGAACTGCCCGGCTACGAGGCGATCATAGCCACCGAGGACAACCGGATTATCCTGACCCCCGGTGTGGCCGACCGCTTTGAGCGGACAGCCCCGGAATATTCCCTCTTTGTAGCCTGCTCCTGCGGGAACGAACACCCCCTGGGCTCCCCCAAAGCGCTACAGCACAAAGGGGGCTACCAGGAATAG
- a CDS encoding undecaprenyl-diphosphate phosphatase: MNFWQSILLGIVQGISEFIPISSSGHLVVMRAVLGIGEIPLVYDVVLHIATLIVVLVFFRERIMRMTAALLRWCARRSRQEDAQELKLTFLVVLATMVTVAIALVIRPLELHNEPRITAGAFLVTAALLAVAHLAKGRTGFDGIGRRHALVVGAVQGLAVIPGISRSGSTITAALHSGISREQAGEFSFLLSIPAILGAMVLEMRHLGELGEMVSPMAMAGGFLASLVFGFLSLSLLVRLIQGGKLWVFSLYLVPLGLWGLFALT, encoded by the coding sequence ATGAACTTCTGGCAATCGATACTGCTTGGAATTGTCCAAGGAATCAGCGAGTTTATCCCCATCAGCAGCTCGGGCCACCTGGTGGTGATGCGCGCTGTTTTGGGAATAGGGGAAATCCCCCTGGTCTATGACGTGGTTTTGCACATCGCCACCCTTATTGTGGTGCTGGTCTTTTTCCGGGAACGGATCATGCGCATGACAGCGGCCCTTCTGCGGTGGTGCGCCAGACGATCCCGTCAGGAGGATGCCCAGGAACTGAAGCTGACCTTCCTGGTGGTTCTTGCCACGATGGTTACTGTGGCGATCGCCCTGGTGATACGCCCCCTGGAGCTGCATAACGAACCCCGGATCACGGCGGGAGCCTTCCTGGTAACGGCGGCACTCCTGGCGGTAGCTCACCTGGCAAAGGGACGAACCGGTTTCGATGGAATCGGCCGGCGTCACGCCCTGGTGGTGGGGGCCGTTCAGGGGCTCGCGGTTATTCCCGGCATATCCCGCTCGGGGAGCACCATCACCGCAGCGTTGCATTCAGGGATTTCCCGCGAGCAGGCGGGGGAGTTCTCCTTTCTGCTCTCGATCCCCGCCATTCTGGGAGCGATGGTGCTGGAGATGCGCCATCTGGGAGAGCTGGGAGAAATGGTCAGTCCCATGGCGATGGCCGGGGGCTTTCTGGCCTCCCTGGTCTTCGGATTCCTCTCGCTCTCGCTTCTGGTCCGCCTGATCCAGGGAGGCAAACTCTGGGTTTTCAGCCTCTATCTGGTGCCGTTGGGCCTTTGGGGGCTCTTTGCCCTGACCTGA
- the fabF gene encoding beta-ketoacyl-ACP synthase II, protein MNQRRVVITGMGTVNPLGNSVEKTWEALLAGRSGIGPITRFDASHLPTQIAGEVKDFDYRDYFSGDLAKKAKRMAPFCHYAAAATHEAGLQAGLETIKDKSTIGISYGSGVGGLGIQHENSLALKERGHRRVSPFYVPMSIGNIAAGTLSMLWGATGPNLSLQTACASANHAIAMAFMVLRSGMAEVMIAGGSEGALIEMSIAGFGNMQALSTRNDSPETASRPYDTDRDGFVLSEGGATLILENYDHARRRGAPILAEVLSCGMSGDAYDVVAPDPEGRGAALSMKMALNQAGVTPGELGYINTHGTSTPVGDIAELKGIAAALGDAAHTPLVGSTKSYHGHLLGAAAGLEAVIITQALREQTIPANLNLMNPDPELPTLNLPRETVKTSFSRALSNSFGFGGHNSSLLLGTAPEDI, encoded by the coding sequence ATGAACCAGAGAAGAGTCGTTATTACCGGTATGGGGACAGTGAATCCCCTGGGAAATTCTGTTGAAAAAACCTGGGAGGCCCTCCTGGCAGGCCGTTCAGGGATCGGCCCCATCACGCGTTTTGACGCCTCGCACCTGCCTACGCAGATTGCCGGGGAGGTGAAGGATTTCGATTACCGGGACTACTTCTCCGGTGATCTGGCAAAGAAAGCAAAACGGATGGCTCCCTTCTGCCACTACGCTGCAGCGGCCACCCATGAGGCGGGTCTGCAAGCAGGACTGGAAACTATCAAGGACAAAAGCACAATCGGCATCTCCTACGGGAGCGGTGTGGGTGGTCTGGGAATCCAGCACGAAAACTCCCTGGCCCTGAAAGAACGCGGCCACCGCAGGGTGAGCCCCTTCTACGTCCCCATGTCCATTGGCAATATTGCAGCGGGGACGTTGAGCATGCTCTGGGGAGCTACGGGACCGAACCTCTCTCTCCAGACGGCCTGTGCCTCGGCGAACCACGCTATTGCCATGGCCTTCATGGTGCTCCGCAGCGGCATGGCCGAGGTGATGATCGCCGGCGGTAGCGAAGGAGCCCTGATCGAGATGTCCATTGCCGGCTTCGGGAATATGCAGGCCCTCTCCACCCGCAACGATTCTCCCGAAACAGCATCGCGTCCCTACGACACGGATCGGGACGGCTTTGTCCTGAGCGAGGGCGGAGCAACCCTGATTCTGGAAAACTACGACCACGCCCGGCGCAGGGGCGCACCCATTCTGGCAGAAGTTCTCTCCTGCGGGATGTCGGGCGACGCCTACGATGTGGTGGCCCCGGACCCCGAAGGAAGAGGAGCGGCTCTCTCCATGAAGATGGCCTTGAACCAGGCCGGGGTTACGCCCGGGGAGCTGGGCTACATCAACACCCACGGAACCTCGACCCCCGTGGGAGATATCGCGGAGTTGAAGGGAATCGCTGCTGCCCTGGGCGATGCGGCCCACACGCCTCTGGTGGGGTCCACCAAGTCCTACCACGGCCACCTTCTGGGAGCCGCTGCCGGGCTTGAGGCGGTGATCATCACCCAGGCTTTGCGGGAGCAAACAATTCCGGCCAACCTGAACCTGATGAACCCCGACCCGGAGCTGCCAACCCTGAACCTGCCCCGGGAGACCGTGAAGACCTCCTTTTCCAGGGCTCTGTCAAACTCCTTCGGCTTTGGGGGACACAACTCGAGCCTGCTTCTGGGCACGGCACCGGAGGACATCTAG
- a CDS encoding helix-turn-helix domain-containing protein, translating into MKLLFFIRSMEITSRILGSGTENDPGTHELIFCKRGRGTLIHRSNSVEIQEGSLLFNPRGRLVASEGLLTVVQILFAEELFSPQVNMDREALYVLGIVKIHARRQNHIALSRIGSERMNSLMAGMLWEYQNRYRGYSWAIRLKLIGLLITLMRDTRFDVSIKGLKPWSSTRIQDAVLYLNTDYMNPISVEDVLESCGLSRSHFHALFKRETGQTFVEYLSALRCTRAAELLVTTEKTVLQIATESGFNNLSHFYHVFRRRYGMSPGQYRHRQHLA; encoded by the coding sequence GTGAAATTGCTCTTTTTCATTCGCTCCATGGAAATCACCTCGCGAATTCTGGGATCGGGAACAGAGAACGATCCTGGCACCCATGAGCTGATTTTCTGCAAGCGGGGCAGGGGAACCCTGATCCATCGAAGTAATTCCGTAGAGATCCAGGAAGGGAGCCTCCTTTTTAACCCCCGGGGACGTCTTGTGGCCAGTGAGGGGCTGCTCACGGTGGTGCAGATTCTCTTTGCCGAGGAACTCTTTTCTCCCCAGGTGAACATGGACCGGGAAGCCCTCTACGTTCTGGGGATCGTGAAGATCCACGCCCGAAGGCAGAATCACATCGCCCTCTCGCGCATCGGCAGCGAGCGCATGAACTCCCTCATGGCGGGAATGCTCTGGGAATACCAGAACCGCTACCGGGGCTACTCCTGGGCGATCCGGTTAAAACTCATTGGACTGCTGATCACGCTCATGCGGGACACCCGGTTCGACGTCTCCATCAAGGGGCTCAAACCCTGGTCAAGCACCCGCATTCAGGATGCTGTGCTTTATCTCAACACGGACTACATGAACCCCATCAGCGTAGAGGATGTGCTGGAATCCTGCGGCCTCAGCCGAAGTCACTTTCATGCGCTTTTCAAGCGGGAGACGGGCCAGACCTTTGTGGAGTATCTCTCGGCACTGCGCTGCACCCGGGCAGCGGAACTCCTGGTGACCACGGAAAAAACGGTTCTCCAGATCGCTACGGAATCGGGGTTCAACAATCTGAGCCACTTCTATCACGTCTTCCGCCGGCGCTACGGCATGAGCCCGGGGCAGTATCGCCACCGCCAGCACCTGGCGTAA
- a CDS encoding FIST signal transduction protein: protein MIIETDRSGGVKELEELLERVSSRPGVEGLLVLACGENGFTPEDLNPLLWRQNLPLAGGIFPAILRGAEKLERGTIVAGLGAPLRTLVVPGLSDPDIDFTRHLEEALEIEGPSPPGLDAPTVLVLLDGLARRIEPFVEALYGLLGIGRTYLGGGAGTLAMDRSPMIICNQGLLADAALVGFLDVPSSLGVSHGWNPVAGPFRVTSSRGTTVETLDWKPAFQVYRQVLERLGVHSIDPEDFFAASRSYPFGIARVGAERVVRDPYQLHPDGSLTCVGAVRQGSFVHILHGDRHSLVSAAAEARRISQRFQPGPGGTRLFFDCISRVLFLKECYAEELSAVHDPLQPLVGACSIGEIANNGHSYLEFYNMTSVVADLAADLAEVQPIPDRQEHEP from the coding sequence GTGATCATTGAAACAGACCGAAGCGGCGGGGTGAAGGAGCTGGAAGAGCTCCTGGAACGAGTTTCCTCCAGACCGGGCGTAGAGGGTCTCCTGGTTCTTGCCTGCGGCGAGAATGGCTTCACCCCGGAGGATCTGAACCCTCTGCTTTGGCGCCAGAACCTGCCCCTGGCGGGGGGAATCTTTCCGGCCATCCTCCGGGGGGCAGAGAAGCTGGAACGCGGTACCATCGTGGCTGGCCTGGGGGCACCCCTGCGAACCCTGGTTGTCCCCGGGTTGAGCGACCCCGATATTGATTTTACCCGCCACCTGGAGGAAGCCCTGGAGATTGAGGGGCCCTCGCCCCCGGGGCTCGATGCTCCCACGGTACTGGTTCTGCTGGACGGCCTGGCCCGACGCATAGAGCCCTTTGTGGAGGCTCTTTACGGACTTCTGGGGATAGGCCGGACCTACCTGGGAGGTGGCGCTGGCACCCTGGCGATGGATCGATCGCCCATGATCATCTGCAACCAGGGGCTTTTGGCCGATGCTGCCCTGGTGGGCTTTCTGGACGTACCATCATCCCTGGGGGTGAGCCACGGCTGGAACCCCGTGGCAGGGCCTTTCCGGGTAACTTCCTCCCGGGGTACTACCGTGGAAACCCTGGACTGGAAACCGGCCTTCCAGGTCTACCGTCAGGTTCTTGAGCGGCTGGGTGTCCACAGCATAGACCCGGAGGATTTCTTTGCCGCCTCCCGTTCCTATCCTTTCGGAATTGCCCGGGTGGGGGCCGAGCGGGTGGTGCGGGATCCCTACCAGCTTCACCCCGACGGATCTCTTACCTGCGTGGGCGCGGTACGGCAAGGCTCCTTTGTTCACATTCTCCATGGTGACCGGCACTCTCTTGTCTCGGCTGCCGCCGAAGCGCGTCGGATCAGTCAGCGTTTCCAGCCCGGCCCCGGTGGAACCCGTCTCTTCTTTGATTGTATCTCCCGGGTGCTCTTTCTCAAGGAGTGCTATGCCGAAGAACTCTCGGCGGTTCACGATCCCTTGCAACCCCTGGTTGGAGCGTGCAGCATCGGAGAAATAGCCAACAACGGTCACAGCTATCTGGAATTCTACAACATGACCTCCGTGGTGGCCGATCTGGCAGCCGATCTGGCAGAGGTTCAGCCGATCCCAGACAGGCAGGAGCACGAGCCGTGA
- a CDS encoding sensor histidine kinase produces MKEPHEPVSGQQLPLEVLYELALSIGNSLDLKENLEQSLAAYLRKLNCCGGAIFSEHSLPDPEVAIPRPRVIASHEGYRAALAHPGWFADRDPAIPCQGQAPGGFHYHWFPLPRFGWLLLLRSPEALTEDLQKALQEINEKLARSARGCRENAANLWESRQLLLNVLDTIPVRVFWKDQHLRYSGCNTAFAKDAGCATPRDLVGRQDSSLAWSGQAEQYRRDDEAVLTYGIPRLRYEEEQQRPDGTTGWLRTSKIPLRDEEGEIIGLLGVYEDITREKRTRERLQNQLREREILLAEVHHRVFNSLSVIASLLRLQAQEEADPAQAFATMQLRIETMAMVYQHLYCMDDHAALDMDVYLREASEKIRIAHPQGGKVRFCLEVAPLAMGLDQAVPCALILNELLSNALIHGYSQGKPGQVLISLAVTGQDLVLRVENDGEPLPETFSLEESCKLGLTLVRILADQLEGELLPLEESPPVAFSVRFPLRDVARYNDG; encoded by the coding sequence GTGAAAGAACCCCACGAGCCCGTTTCAGGACAACAGCTGCCCCTGGAAGTCCTCTACGAACTGGCCCTTTCCATCGGCAATTCCCTGGATTTGAAGGAAAATCTGGAACAATCGCTGGCGGCCTATCTGCGAAAACTCAACTGCTGCGGTGGCGCAATCTTTTCGGAGCACTCCCTGCCCGATCCGGAGGTGGCCATTCCCCGGCCGCGGGTCATAGCCAGCCACGAGGGATATCGGGCTGCTCTGGCGCATCCAGGCTGGTTCGCTGATCGAGATCCTGCCATTCCCTGCCAGGGCCAGGCCCCGGGGGGCTTTCACTACCACTGGTTTCCCCTGCCCCGCTTTGGCTGGCTTCTGCTCCTGCGCTCGCCCGAAGCCCTGACGGAAGACCTCCAAAAGGCATTGCAGGAGATCAACGAAAAGCTTGCCCGCTCGGCCAGGGGGTGCCGTGAGAACGCAGCGAATCTCTGGGAATCACGGCAGCTCCTGCTCAACGTTTTGGACACCATTCCCGTGCGGGTCTTCTGGAAAGATCAGCACCTGCGCTACAGCGGTTGCAATACCGCCTTTGCCAAGGACGCCGGTTGTGCCACTCCGCGGGACCTGGTGGGGCGCCAGGACAGCTCCCTTGCCTGGTCAGGCCAGGCCGAGCAGTATCGTCGGGATGACGAGGCTGTTCTGACCTACGGCATTCCCCGCCTGCGCTACGAGGAGGAACAGCAACGGCCCGATGGAACCACGGGGTGGCTCCGGACCAGCAAGATTCCCCTGCGCGATGAAGAGGGAGAGATCATCGGCCTCCTGGGAGTCTACGAGGACATTACCCGGGAAAAACGAACCCGGGAACGATTGCAGAATCAGCTGCGCGAACGGGAAATCCTTCTGGCCGAGGTGCACCATCGGGTCTTTAACAGCCTCTCGGTGATAGCCAGTCTCCTGAGGCTTCAGGCCCAGGAAGAGGCTGACCCGGCTCAGGCCTTCGCCACCATGCAGCTGCGCATAGAGACCATGGCCATGGTCTATCAGCACCTCTATTGCATGGACGACCACGCCGCTCTGGATATGGACGTATACCTCCGCGAAGCGTCCGAGAAAATCAGAATCGCTCATCCCCAGGGGGGGAAGGTGCGATTCTGTCTGGAGGTGGCCCCCCTGGCCATGGGACTGGACCAGGCCGTGCCCTGCGCGCTCATCCTGAACGAGCTTCTTTCCAACGCCCTGATCCATGGCTACAGCCAGGGTAAACCCGGCCAGGTTCTGATCAGTCTTGCTGTGACAGGCCAGGATCTGGTGCTCCGTGTAGAGAACGATGGAGAACCCCTGCCCGAGACCTTCTCTTTGGAGGAGTCCTGCAAACTGGGGCTCACCCTGGTGCGGATTCTTGCGGATCAGCTTGAGGGAGAGCTTCTGCCCCTGGAAGAGAGTCCTCCCGTGGCTTTTTCCGTTCGCTTTCCTCTTCGCGATGTTGCGCGATATAACGATGGGTAG